Proteins encoded within one genomic window of Desulfonatronospira thiodismutans ASO3-1:
- a CDS encoding YgiT-type zinc finger protein — protein sequence MNICHFCGNSNFKDTVCEYTYKRDGRMLFVENVPCRKCGFCGETYFLSENLRKIEAEFEAIHYHGKKATGEIVVPTQHFADITSVT from the coding sequence ATGAATATTTGCCATTTTTGTGGAAACAGCAATTTTAAAGACACCGTCTGTGAGTATACCTACAAACGCGATGGCAGGATGTTGTTCGTGGAAAATGTGCCTTGCCGCAAATGCGGGTTTTGCGGTGAAACATATTTTCTGTCTGAAAATCTGAGAAAAATCGAAGCAGAGTTCGAAGCCATTCATTATCACGGCAAAAAGGCCACTGGTGAAATCGTAGTTCCGACTCAACATTTTGCAGATATCACCTCTGTTACTTAA